The Streptomyces kanamyceticus genome window below encodes:
- the xylA gene encoding xylose isomerase produces the protein MNYQPTPEDKFSFGLWTVGWQGRDPFGDATRAPLDPAESVQRLAEIGAYGVTFHDDDLIPFGSSDTEREAHIKRFRQALDTTGLVVPMATTNLFTHPVFKDGAFTANDRDVRRYALRKTIRNVDLAVELGAHTYVAWGGREGAESGAAKDVRCALDRMKEAFDLLGEYVLEQGYDLRFAIEPKPNEPRGDILLPTVGHALAFIERLERPGMYGVNPEVGHEQMAGLNFPHSIAQALWAGKLFHIDLNGQTGIKYDQDLRFGAGDLRSAFWLVDLLERGGYDGPRHFDFKPPRTEDYEGVWESAAGCMRNYLILRERSAAFRADPEVQEALRASRLDELAVPTADDGLGGLLADRAAYEAFDVESAAARGMAFERLDQLAMDHLLGARG, from the coding sequence ATGAACTACCAGCCCACTCCTGAGGACAAGTTCAGCTTCGGCCTGTGGACCGTCGGCTGGCAGGGCAGGGACCCGTTCGGCGACGCCACCAGGGCTCCGCTCGATCCGGCCGAATCGGTACAGCGCCTCGCCGAAATAGGTGCCTACGGAGTGACGTTCCACGACGACGACCTGATCCCGTTCGGATCGTCGGACACCGAGCGCGAAGCGCACATCAAACGCTTCCGGCAGGCGCTGGACACGACGGGTCTGGTCGTGCCGATGGCCACCACGAACCTCTTCACCCACCCCGTCTTCAAGGACGGCGCGTTCACCGCCAACGACCGCGACGTACGCCGCTACGCGCTGCGCAAGACGATCCGCAACGTCGACCTGGCGGTGGAACTGGGCGCGCACACCTATGTCGCGTGGGGTGGCAGGGAAGGAGCGGAATCCGGCGCCGCGAAGGACGTGCGCTGCGCCCTCGACCGCATGAAGGAGGCGTTCGACCTACTCGGCGAGTACGTGCTCGAACAGGGCTACGACCTGCGGTTCGCGATCGAGCCCAAGCCCAACGAGCCGCGCGGCGACATCCTGCTGCCCACCGTCGGGCACGCCCTCGCGTTCATCGAACGCCTGGAGAGGCCCGGCATGTACGGCGTCAACCCTGAAGTGGGCCACGAACAGATGGCGGGCCTGAACTTCCCGCACTCCATCGCCCAGGCCCTGTGGGCGGGCAAGCTTTTCCACATCGACCTCAACGGCCAGACCGGCATCAAGTACGACCAGGACCTGCGGTTCGGCGCGGGTGATCTGCGCAGCGCGTTCTGGTTGGTGGACCTCCTGGAGAGGGGCGGTTACGACGGACCGCGGCACTTCGACTTCAAGCCGCCGCGGACGGAGGACTACGAAGGGGTGTGGGAATCGGCCGCGGGCTGCATGCGCAACTACCTGATCCTGCGTGAGCGTTCGGCCGCCTTCCGGGCCGACCCCGAAGTGCAGGAGGCCCTGAGGGCCTCGCGTCTGGACGAACTGGCGGTGCCCACGGCCGACGACGGCCTCGGCGGGCTGCTCGCCGACCGGGCCGCCTATGAGGCATTCGACGTGGAGAGCGCCGCCGCGCGCGGGATGGCCTTCGAGCGCCTCGACCAGCTGGCCATGGACCATTTGCTGGGCGCCCGGGGCTGA
- a CDS encoding acetamidase/formamidase family protein produces the protein MSDPRILTVRPEPGEYAWTFGGAPPVARITPGTVLDLFTEDCFAGNVRSEKDLVSEVCQFPYLNPQTGPFHVEGAEPGDTLAVHFVSIEPARDWAASTTVPLFGALTSTHATASLQPPLPEAVWIWQLDRARRTARFASRDSDFETDLPMDPMHGTIGVAPAHLEVRSALVPDAHGGNMDTPEMRAGVTCYLGVNVEGALLSLGDGHARQGEGETCGVAVECAMNTVVIVELLKGVSTPWPRLESDTHIISTGSARPLEDAFRISQLDLVQWLVRDYGFSELDAYQFATQTVESPLANVCDTNYTCVAKLRKDWLPARETHRGLHARLREVATTLPRGGLHSS, from the coding sequence ATGAGCGACCCTCGGATCCTGACCGTGCGCCCCGAACCCGGCGAGTACGCCTGGACGTTCGGCGGCGCCCCGCCTGTCGCCCGCATCACACCAGGAACCGTCCTCGACCTCTTCACGGAGGACTGCTTCGCGGGGAACGTGCGCTCGGAGAAGGACCTCGTCTCCGAGGTCTGCCAATTCCCTTATCTCAATCCGCAGACGGGGCCCTTCCATGTGGAGGGAGCCGAGCCGGGTGACACGCTCGCCGTGCACTTCGTGTCGATCGAACCGGCCCGCGATTGGGCGGCATCGACCACGGTCCCCTTGTTCGGCGCCCTCACCTCCACGCACGCCACCGCGTCCCTGCAGCCACCGCTTCCCGAGGCCGTATGGATCTGGCAGCTCGACCGGGCCCGCCGCACGGCGCGATTCGCCTCGCGTGACAGCGACTTCGAGACCGACCTGCCGATGGACCCCATGCACGGCACCATCGGCGTCGCGCCCGCCCACCTCGAGGTCCGCTCGGCGCTCGTACCCGACGCCCACGGTGGAAACATGGACACACCCGAGATGCGCGCCGGAGTCACCTGCTATCTCGGGGTGAACGTCGAGGGCGCCCTGCTGAGTCTCGGCGACGGGCACGCGCGGCAGGGCGAGGGCGAGACGTGCGGGGTCGCCGTCGAGTGCGCCATGAACACTGTGGTGATCGTCGAGCTCTTGAAGGGGGTCTCCACCCCGTGGCCGCGCCTGGAGTCCGATACGCACATCATCTCGACCGGGTCCGCCCGGCCGCTGGAGGACGCGTTTCGCATATCCCAGCTGGACCTGGTCCAGTGGCTGGTGCGGGACTACGGATTCAGCGAGCTGGACGCCTACCAGTTCGCGACGCAGACCGTCGAGTCGCCGCTCGCCAACGTCTGCGACACCAACTACACCTGCGTGGCCAAGCTCCGCAAGGACTGGCTTCCCGCACGCGAAACACATCGCGGACTGCACGCGCGGCTGCGCGAGGTCGCCACGACGCTGCCGCGTGGGGGCCTCCACTCCTCCTAA
- the xylB gene encoding xylulokinase — protein sequence MSSSPAAQGPLVVGVDTSTQSTKALVVDAATGRVVASGQAPHRVSTGDARESDPQEWWDALCAALRQCGTAAREASAVSVAGQQHGLVALGADGTPVRPALLWNDVRSAAQARELVERLGGPKAWAERVGSVPGPSFTVTKWAWLAEHEPAAVRATRAVRLPHDYLTERLTGCGTTDRGDVSGTGWWASASETYDEEILGMVGLDPALLPRVARPGEVVGTVRGGDLPFSQGTLVAPGTGDNAAAALGLGLLPGTPVLSLGTSGTVYAVSEHRSTDATGTVAGFADARGAWLPLACTLNCTMAVDKVAALLSLDREAVEPGGTATLLPYLDGERTPNLPHASGILHGLRHDTTPGQLLQSAYDGAVHSLLDALDQVLDADADRSSPLLLIGGGSRGAAWQHTVRRLSGRPVQVPEGKELVALGAAAQAAGVLTGEDPAAIARLWGTAEGPVLDPVERDEAKLARISEVLSDAAPLLVRAPHGE from the coding sequence ATGTCATCATCGCCAGCAGCCCAAGGGCCGCTCGTCGTCGGTGTGGACACCTCCACGCAGTCCACCAAGGCCTTGGTCGTCGACGCCGCCACGGGACGCGTCGTCGCGAGCGGCCAGGCCCCGCACCGGGTCAGCACGGGCGACGCCCGCGAGAGCGATCCCCAGGAGTGGTGGGACGCCCTGTGCGCGGCGCTTCGCCAATGCGGGACCGCCGCGCGCGAGGCATCGGCGGTGTCGGTCGCGGGACAGCAGCACGGCCTCGTCGCGCTCGGTGCCGATGGCACACCGGTGCGGCCCGCCCTGCTGTGGAACGACGTCCGTTCAGCCGCGCAGGCCCGGGAGCTCGTCGAGCGGCTCGGCGGCCCCAAGGCGTGGGCCGAGCGCGTCGGCAGCGTTCCGGGGCCGTCCTTCACCGTGACGAAATGGGCCTGGCTCGCCGAACACGAGCCCGCGGCTGTCCGGGCAACCAGGGCGGTGCGGCTGCCCCACGACTACCTCACGGAGCGTCTCACCGGATGCGGCACGACCGACCGCGGCGATGTCTCGGGCACGGGATGGTGGGCCTCCGCCTCGGAGACGTACGACGAGGAAATCCTCGGCATGGTGGGGCTGGACCCGGCGTTGCTGCCCCGAGTGGCGCGTCCCGGAGAGGTCGTCGGCACCGTACGAGGAGGCGATCTACCGTTCTCCCAGGGCACGCTGGTCGCGCCCGGCACCGGTGACAACGCGGCAGCGGCCCTCGGGCTCGGGCTGCTCCCGGGTACGCCCGTGTTGAGTCTCGGCACATCGGGCACGGTCTACGCGGTCTCGGAGCATCGCTCCACGGACGCCACGGGAACCGTCGCGGGCTTCGCCGACGCGCGTGGCGCCTGGCTGCCGCTGGCCTGCACCCTCAACTGCACCATGGCCGTCGACAAAGTGGCCGCGCTCCTGAGCCTGGACCGTGAGGCGGTGGAGCCGGGCGGCACTGCCACGCTCCTGCCCTATCTGGACGGCGAGCGGACCCCGAATCTCCCCCACGCCTCCGGGATCCTGCACGGTCTGCGGCACGACACGACACCCGGGCAACTCCTGCAGTCGGCATACGACGGTGCCGTCCACTCGCTGCTCGACGCCCTCGACCAGGTGCTCGACGCGGACGCCGACCGGTCGTCTCCGTTGCTGCTCATCGGAGGCGGGTCGCGCGGCGCCGCTTGGCAGCACACCGTGCGTCGCCTGTCCGGCCGTCCGGTGCAAGTTCCCGAGGGCAAGGAGCTGGTGGCGCTCGGCGCCGCCGCGCAGGCCGCCGGAGTGCTGACCGGTGAGGATCCGGCCGCGATCGCCCGGCTTTGGGGCACGGCCGAGGGGCCCGTGCTCGACCCCGTGGAACGGGATGAGGCGAAGCTCGCGCGGATCTCCGAGGTACTCTCCGACGCGGCGCCGCTGCTCGTCAGGGCGCCTCATGGGGAGTGA
- the exaC gene encoding acetaldehyde dehydrogenase ExaC, with protein MTRYAAPGTEGAIVSYQSRYDNFIGGEYVAPARGQYFENPSPVNGQAFTEIARGTAEDVERALDAAHAAAPAWGRTSVTERADVLRKIADRMEANLEQLAVAESWENGKPIRETLAADIPLAIDHFRYFAGVIRAQEGSLSEVDEDTIAYHFQEPLGVVAQIIPWNFPILMATWKLAPALAAGNAVVLKPAEQTPASIHYWLSLVADLLPAGVVNIVNGFGVEAGKPLASSPRVAKVAFTGETTTGRLIMQYASENIKPVTLELGGKSPNIFFDDVWAANDDFRDKALEGFTMFALNQGEVCTCPSRALVQRGHYSEFIEAAIARTEQIKAGHPLDTDTMIGAQASNDQLEKILSYLDIGQQEGAKVLTGGQRIEYDGELAGGYYVQPTIFEGDNRMRIFQEEIFGPVVSVSSFNDFDDAIKIANDTLYGLGAGVWTRDINTAYRAGRAIQAGRVWTNCYHAYPAHAAFGGYKQSGIGRENHKMMLEHYQQTKNILTSYSPKKLGFF; from the coding sequence ATGACCCGTTACGCAGCGCCCGGCACCGAGGGCGCGATCGTCTCCTACCAGTCGCGCTACGACAACTTCATCGGCGGCGAGTACGTGGCGCCCGCCCGCGGCCAGTACTTCGAGAATCCCAGCCCGGTCAACGGACAGGCCTTCACCGAGATCGCCCGGGGCACGGCGGAGGACGTGGAGCGTGCCCTCGACGCGGCGCACGCGGCCGCACCGGCGTGGGGGCGTACGTCTGTCACCGAGCGCGCGGACGTCCTGCGCAAGATCGCCGACCGGATGGAGGCCAACCTCGAACAGCTCGCGGTCGCCGAGAGCTGGGAGAACGGCAAGCCGATCCGCGAGACGCTGGCCGCCGACATCCCGCTCGCCATCGATCACTTCCGGTACTTCGCGGGCGTCATCCGTGCGCAGGAGGGGTCGCTGAGCGAGGTGGACGAGGACACCATCGCGTACCACTTCCAGGAGCCGCTGGGCGTCGTCGCGCAGATCATCCCGTGGAACTTCCCGATCCTGATGGCGACATGGAAACTGGCACCGGCACTCGCGGCCGGAAACGCCGTCGTTCTGAAGCCCGCCGAGCAGACTCCGGCCTCGATCCACTACTGGCTGAGTCTGGTGGCGGATCTGCTGCCCGCCGGTGTCGTCAACATCGTCAATGGTTTCGGCGTCGAGGCGGGCAAGCCACTCGCGTCGAGCCCGCGCGTCGCCAAGGTCGCCTTCACCGGGGAGACCACGACGGGGCGGTTGATCATGCAGTACGCCTCGGAGAACATCAAGCCGGTCACGCTGGAGCTGGGCGGCAAGTCGCCGAACATCTTCTTCGACGACGTGTGGGCCGCGAACGACGACTTCCGGGACAAGGCGCTCGAGGGCTTCACGATGTTCGCCCTCAACCAGGGCGAAGTCTGCACCTGTCCGTCGAGGGCGCTCGTGCAGCGCGGCCACTACAGCGAGTTCATCGAGGCGGCGATCGCCCGCACGGAGCAGATCAAGGCCGGGCACCCGCTCGACACCGACACCATGATCGGCGCGCAGGCGTCCAACGACCAGTTGGAGAAGATCCTCTCCTACCTGGACATCGGTCAGCAGGAGGGCGCCAAGGTGCTGACGGGCGGTCAGCGGATCGAGTACGACGGTGAGCTGGCCGGAGGTTACTACGTCCAGCCGACCATCTTCGAGGGCGACAACCGGATGCGGATCTTCCAGGAGGAGATCTTCGGCCCCGTCGTCTCGGTCTCGTCGTTCAACGACTTCGACGACGCCATCAAGATCGCCAATGACACGCTCTACGGTCTCGGTGCCGGAGTGTGGACGCGGGACATCAACACGGCCTATCGGGCGGGCCGTGCGATCCAGGCGGGCCGCGTCTGGACGAACTGCTACCACGCCTATCCGGCGCACGCGGCCTTCGGCGGCTACAAGCAGTCCGGCATCGGCCGTGAGAACCACAAGATGATGCTGGAGCACTACCAGCAGACCAAGAACATCCTCACGTCCTACAGCCCGAAGAAGCTCGGGTTCTTCTAG
- a CDS encoding N-acetylmuramoyl-L-alanine amidase: MDRARRFPSRRRLLQGAVAAAVPATLLPTVHANAQDRAGDYPPAEWVPASTSNYTASTRPSAYTIDYVVIHVTQETYADALAIFQNPAKQVSAHYVVRSKDGHVAQCVRNRNVAWHAGNWSYNTHSIGIEHEGWVDKPQYFTDAMYQQSAALTSAICTKYGIPKDREHIIGHSEVPGADHTDPGPYWDWSRYIRLVNFA; the protein is encoded by the coding sequence ATGGATCGAGCAAGACGCTTCCCGAGCAGGCGCCGACTGTTGCAGGGTGCGGTCGCCGCGGCGGTTCCCGCGACGCTGCTGCCCACCGTTCACGCGAACGCGCAGGACCGTGCGGGCGACTACCCGCCGGCCGAGTGGGTGCCCGCCAGCACTTCCAACTACACGGCGTCCACCCGGCCCAGCGCCTACACCATCGACTACGTGGTCATCCACGTCACGCAGGAGACGTACGCGGACGCTCTCGCGATCTTCCAGAACCCGGCGAAGCAGGTGTCCGCCCACTACGTGGTGCGCTCCAAGGACGGGCACGTCGCCCAGTGTGTCCGTAATCGCAACGTCGCCTGGCATGCGGGCAACTGGAGCTACAACACCCACAGCATCGGCATCGAGCACGAGGGCTGGGTCGACAAGCCGCAGTACTTCACCGACGCGATGTACCAACAGTCCGCCGCGCTGACCTCCGCCATCTGCACGAAGTACGGCATCCCCAAGGACCGCGAGCACATCATCGGGCACTCCGAAGTCCCCGGCGCCGACCACACGGACCCCGGACCGTACTGGGACTGGTCCCGCTACATACGCCTCGTCAACTTCGCCTGA
- a CDS encoding FecCD family ABC transporter permease codes for MSGFFVLRAGPLSLRVTRRAVVVCGLLWVVLIALVLWAFTLGSYPLSLGDLTAVMTGTARNSVRTVVLEWRAPRIVAAVLFGAALAVGGAIFQSLTRNPLGSPDIIGFTTGSYTGVVLTLLAGATSYAALAAGALVGGLITAFAVYLLAFRRGVQGFRLIVVGIAVGALLSSANTWFSVKADVDTALRAAVWGAGSLSAVGWPAVTMAAVVLAGVAIAAPVAQRRMRRLELGDDTAAMLGVPVERTKVMLVVLGVAATAAVTAAVGPIAFVALAAPQIARRLTGQGGSVDLAGAALVGAVLLLGADIAAQHAIPGVLLPTGAVTVCVGGAYLLVLLVREGRRGA; via the coding sequence GTGAGCGGGTTCTTCGTCCTCAGGGCGGGGCCCTTGAGCCTGCGGGTGACGCGCCGCGCGGTCGTGGTGTGCGGACTGCTGTGGGTCGTCCTGATCGCACTGGTCCTGTGGGCCTTCACCCTGGGCAGCTACCCGCTGAGCCTCGGCGACCTGACCGCCGTCATGACGGGTACGGCGAGGAACAGCGTCCGTACCGTCGTCCTGGAGTGGCGGGCGCCGCGCATCGTCGCCGCCGTGCTGTTCGGGGCCGCGCTCGCCGTGGGCGGTGCGATCTTCCAGTCCCTGACCCGCAATCCGCTCGGCAGCCCCGACATCATCGGCTTCACCACCGGCTCCTACACCGGTGTGGTCCTCACCCTGCTGGCAGGCGCGACCAGCTACGCGGCGCTCGCGGCGGGCGCGCTCGTCGGCGGTCTCATCACCGCGTTCGCCGTGTATCTGCTGGCGTTCCGGCGGGGTGTGCAGGGCTTCCGGCTCATCGTCGTGGGCATCGCGGTCGGCGCGCTGCTGTCCTCGGCCAACACGTGGTTCTCGGTGAAGGCCGATGTCGACACCGCGCTGCGGGCCGCGGTGTGGGGCGCGGGCTCGCTGAGCGCGGTCGGCTGGCCCGCCGTCACCATGGCCGCCGTCGTACTCGCAGGGGTCGCGATCGCGGCCCCGGTGGCACAGCGCCGGATGCGGCGGCTCGAACTGGGCGACGACACCGCGGCGATGCTGGGCGTACCCGTCGAGCGCACGAAGGTGATGCTGGTCGTCCTCGGCGTCGCCGCGACCGCCGCGGTGACCGCCGCGGTGGGCCCCATCGCGTTCGTCGCGCTGGCGGCGCCGCAGATCGCCCGCCGCCTCACCGGGCAGGGAGGCTCCGTCGACCTCGCCGGTGCGGCGCTCGTCGGCGCGGTCCTGCTGCTCGGCGCCGACATCGCGGCCCAGCACGCGATCCCCGGCGTACTGCTGCCGACAGGCGCGGTCACCGTGTGTGTCGGCGGGGCGTATCTGCTGGTACTGCTGGTGCGGGAGGGCCGACGGGGGGCTTAG
- a CDS encoding iron chelate uptake ABC transporter family permease subunit, translating into MAQALATTTAPPPTTSSRRGTRRLIGLGAAVGVLLVAVLLSVAIGSAMLPLDVVWQALTAPDGSASHATISEARVDRTLVGVLVGVSLGVAGSLIQALTRNPLADPGILGVNAGAGFAVTLGVAVFGVTRIEQYLPFAFIGAIAGSALVYLAASGGRGGPSPLRLTVVGVAFTAVLSGISRTLALIDTETFDRMRFWDAGTITDRPTGTAAAIAPFVLAGLLVAVCCARPLNAMALGDDAARAFGLRVGATRCGVVIAVALLCGAATAAAGPLVFVGLMVPHAVRWLTGPDWRWILVYSAVLAPVIVLVADVLGRLIVMPTELPVGVMMPLIGAPVLIVLVRGSRAREL; encoded by the coding sequence ATGGCACAGGCGCTCGCGACGACGACCGCGCCCCCGCCGACCACATCGTCGCGTCGCGGGACGCGTCGGCTCATCGGCCTGGGCGCCGCCGTCGGCGTGCTCCTGGTGGCGGTGCTGCTCAGCGTCGCGATCGGTTCGGCGATGCTCCCGCTGGACGTGGTGTGGCAGGCGCTGACCGCCCCCGACGGCTCCGCGTCCCACGCCACGATCAGCGAGGCACGTGTCGACCGCACGCTGGTAGGTGTCCTCGTCGGTGTGTCGCTGGGTGTGGCGGGGTCGCTCATCCAGGCGCTCACCCGCAATCCGCTCGCCGATCCCGGGATACTCGGCGTCAACGCCGGTGCGGGTTTCGCCGTCACCCTGGGTGTGGCCGTCTTCGGCGTCACGCGTATCGAGCAGTACCTGCCCTTCGCCTTCATCGGGGCGATCGCCGGTTCGGCGCTGGTCTACCTCGCCGCGAGCGGCGGACGGGGCGGCCCGTCGCCGCTACGGCTCACCGTCGTCGGTGTCGCCTTCACGGCGGTGCTCTCCGGCATCTCCCGGACCCTCGCACTGATCGACACGGAGACCTTCGACCGCATGAGGTTCTGGGACGCGGGCACCATCACCGACCGCCCGACGGGCACGGCCGCCGCCATCGCGCCGTTCGTCCTGGCCGGTCTGCTGGTCGCCGTCTGCTGTGCGCGCCCGCTCAACGCGATGGCCCTCGGTGACGACGCGGCGCGGGCCTTCGGGCTGCGGGTCGGCGCGACGCGGTGCGGTGTGGTGATCGCGGTGGCCCTGCTGTGCGGCGCGGCGACCGCCGCGGCGGGCCCGCTGGTGTTCGTCGGCCTCATGGTGCCGCACGCCGTGCGCTGGCTGACCGGGCCCGACTGGCGCTGGATCCTCGTCTATTCGGCCGTCCTCGCACCGGTGATCGTGCTGGTCGCCGATGTCCTGGGCAGGCTGATCGTGATGCCGACCGAACTGCCGGTCGGCGTGATGATGCCCCTCATCGGCGCCCCCGTACTGATCGTGCTGGTGCGCGGAAGCCGGGCGAGGGAACTGTGA
- a CDS encoding ROK family transcriptional regulator, with the protein MTAPLHEERRGTNGARLPDTQQGMRRRNLSRVMHTVAAHGPLSRAAVASHIGLTRAAVSTLVDELIRTGLLDELGPERPSRVGRPGSALAVSGRGPVGIGAEVGVDHLAVCAVDLRGEVRARTVRQVGNRHRAPEPVLEELSAMMERLCAEVRQAGLSPAGLAVAVPGLVTRDSRTVVRAPNLGWRDIDLAPLLPSDLPLTVDNEANFGALAELWLGADTPEDFLHVSAEIGIGAALVVDGRLLRGAHGFAGELGHVPVRPEGPACPCGGRGCLEQYAGEEAVLRAAGLEPGEDRVGLLADRAAAQDAEVRHALHGAGTALGIALTGAVNLLDPRAVVLGGALSRLAPWLLPSLERELTGRTAGRACRVTVSEIGPDGPLLGAAHSVMRAVLDDPVAVAGGG; encoded by the coding sequence ATGACCGCACCGCTGCACGAGGAACGCCGGGGCACGAACGGCGCGCGGCTGCCCGACACCCAGCAGGGCATGCGCCGCCGCAACCTCTCCCGAGTGATGCACACGGTGGCCGCGCACGGCCCGCTGTCACGGGCCGCCGTGGCCTCCCACATCGGGCTCACCCGGGCCGCCGTCTCCACCCTGGTCGACGAGCTGATCCGCACCGGGCTGCTCGACGAGTTGGGCCCCGAGCGTCCGAGCCGGGTGGGCCGCCCCGGATCGGCCCTGGCGGTCAGCGGTCGAGGGCCGGTCGGCATCGGCGCCGAAGTGGGCGTCGACCACCTCGCGGTATGCGCGGTCGATCTGCGCGGTGAGGTGCGGGCCCGCACGGTGCGGCAGGTCGGTAATCGCCATCGCGCGCCCGAACCGGTGCTCGAAGAGCTCTCCGCCATGATGGAGCGGCTGTGCGCCGAAGTCCGGCAGGCGGGCCTGTCCCCCGCGGGCCTCGCCGTCGCCGTGCCCGGTCTCGTCACACGTGACTCGCGGACGGTGGTCCGCGCCCCCAACCTCGGCTGGCGCGACATCGACCTTGCCCCGCTTCTACCCTCTGACCTGCCGCTGACCGTGGACAACGAGGCCAATTTCGGTGCCCTCGCGGAGCTGTGGCTCGGCGCGGACACACCGGAGGACTTCCTCCACGTCTCGGCGGAGATCGGCATCGGAGCCGCCCTGGTCGTCGATGGCCGACTGCTGCGCGGAGCACATGGATTCGCGGGCGAGTTGGGACACGTACCGGTGCGTCCCGAGGGCCCGGCCTGCCCCTGCGGTGGGCGGGGCTGCCTGGAGCAGTACGCCGGTGAGGAGGCGGTGCTGCGCGCGGCCGGCCTGGAGCCGGGTGAGGATCGGGTCGGCCTGCTCGCCGATCGGGCCGCCGCGCAGGACGCTGAGGTGCGGCACGCACTTCACGGTGCGGGCACGGCATTGGGCATCGCGCTCACGGGTGCCGTCAACCTCCTCGATCCGCGAGCCGTGGTGCTCGGTGGCGCTCTGTCGAGGCTGGCGCCATGGCTGCTGCCATCGCTGGAGAGGGAATTGACCGGGCGGACCGCGGGACGGGCCTGCCGTGTCACCGTGTCCGAGATCGGTCCGGACGGGCCCTTGCTGGGGGCGGCCCACTCGGTGATGCGAGCCGTGCTCGATGATCCGGTGGCGGTCGCAGGCGGCGGATAG
- a CDS encoding GAF domain-containing protein — MTDPWVALKPGTDPTEQARELRRAHEDFTSRGTVARPVRPVVADSWRRSARARVSPEATGAAVELTDGDLGAYRAEHPLARVMPLFRELMGTFASDGEHLLAVCDAQGRLLWVEGHAATRQRAGRMNFVPGARWAESAMGTNAPGTAVAVDRPVQVFAAEHFMRRVQPWTCAAAPVHDPRTGRLIGAVDITGGDGLAHPHSLAFVQAVARAAESQLALLAPPMRAEDTVELTTLGREEALLLVGGRKVRLSRRHSEIVVLLARHPEGLTGDELLYALYEDESVPKVTLRAEMARLRRVLGAELLRSRPYRLAAPVECDVDTVERRLGAGAVTAAAAAYAGPLLPGSQAPALARLRRRLADQLRTALVDRNDPDLLADWAHAPWGEEDLVVWRALAALRPTAAVLARLRALDAELAAPGHGRA, encoded by the coding sequence TTGACCGATCCGTGGGTGGCTCTCAAGCCGGGCACCGATCCCACCGAGCAGGCACGGGAGCTGCGCCGGGCGCACGAGGACTTCACCTCCAGGGGAACGGTGGCGCGGCCGGTGCGCCCGGTCGTGGCCGACTCATGGCGGCGGTCGGCCAGGGCGCGGGTCAGTCCGGAGGCCACGGGCGCGGCGGTGGAGCTGACCGATGGTGACCTCGGTGCGTATCGCGCGGAGCATCCGTTGGCCCGGGTGATGCCGCTGTTCCGCGAGTTGATGGGCACCTTCGCCTCGGATGGCGAGCATCTGCTGGCCGTGTGCGACGCACAGGGCAGGCTGTTGTGGGTCGAGGGACACGCGGCGACGCGGCAGCGCGCGGGGCGGATGAACTTCGTTCCGGGCGCGCGGTGGGCCGAGTCCGCCATGGGCACGAACGCGCCGGGGACGGCGGTCGCCGTCGACCGTCCGGTGCAGGTGTTCGCCGCCGAGCACTTCATGCGGCGTGTGCAACCGTGGACGTGCGCCGCGGCTCCGGTGCACGATCCGCGCACCGGGCGGCTGATCGGCGCGGTCGACATCACCGGTGGGGACGGCCTCGCGCACCCGCACAGCCTCGCATTCGTGCAGGCTGTGGCGCGGGCAGCGGAGTCCCAACTGGCGCTGCTGGCACCGCCGATGCGGGCCGAGGACACGGTGGAGCTGACCACGTTGGGGCGAGAGGAAGCGCTGCTTCTGGTAGGCGGCCGGAAGGTGCGTCTCAGCCGCAGGCACAGCGAGATCGTGGTGTTGCTCGCTCGCCATCCGGAGGGGCTGACCGGTGACGAGCTGCTGTACGCGCTGTATGAGGACGAGTCGGTGCCGAAGGTGACGTTGCGGGCGGAGATGGCGCGGCTGCGGCGGGTGCTCGGTGCGGAGTTGCTGCGGTCGCGTCCGTATCGTCTCGCGGCGCCCGTCGAGTGTGACGTCGACACGGTCGAGCGTCGGTTGGGGGCCGGTGCGGTGACGGCGGCCGCCGCCGCGTACGCCGGTCCGCTGCTGCCCGGGTCCCAGGCACCCGCGTTGGCCCGGCTCCGGCGCAGGCTGGCCGATCAGCTGCGTACGGCGTTGGTCGACCGCAACGATCCCGATCTGCTGGCCGATTGGGCGCACGCCCCGTGGGGCGAGGAGGACCTGGTGGTGTGGCGTGCGCTGGCCGCGCTGCGCCCGACAGCAGCCGTCCTGGCTCGTCTGCGGGCGCTCGACGCCGAGCTGGCCGCGCCAGGGCACGGCCGTGCGTAG